One Heptranchias perlo isolate sHepPer1 chromosome 5, sHepPer1.hap1, whole genome shotgun sequence DNA window includes the following coding sequences:
- the hey2 gene encoding hairy/enhancer-of-split related with YRPW motif protein 2 codes for MKRSCEESSSDSDIDETIDVGSENNYGGQGNALIRAGSPSTTTQIMARKKRRGIIEKRRRDRINNSLSELRRLVPTAFEKQGSAKLEKAEILQMTVDHLKMLRATGGKGFFDAHALAMDFMSIGFRECLSEVARYLSSVEGLDTSDPLRLRLVSHLNTYASQREAAVMTSSVAHHHHQHHHHHHPQQQQQQRLHQQHHPHHQHWAAAFHHLPSALLQHHGLSSDRLLATASELHPGTAVPPPQGGSALLTATLAAAAAAAHTDTALRAAPGGCGGSNVTPRMPPLSTSLLSLSATVHAAAAAAAAAHTFPLSFGTFPAAAMLTPSGTALSPPGIAAVPHSGSGSGGSSSGGGKPYRPWGTEIGAF; via the exons ATGAAGCGCTCTTGTGAAGAAAGTTCTTCAGATAGTGATATTGATGAAACTATAGACGTGGGGAGCGAAAATAACTATGGAGG GCAGGGTAATGCACTCATAAGAGCCGGCTCCCCGTCTACAACTACCCAAATCATGGCCAGAAAGAAAAGAAGAGGG ATTATTGAGAAAAGACGTCGAGATCGTATTAACAACAGTTTGTCGGAGCTCCGTCGACTGGTCCCCACTGCTTTTGAGAAACAG GGATCAGCCAAGTTAGAGAAAGCGGAAATACTTCAGATGACAGTGGACCATTTAAAGATGCTTCGGGCGACCGGAGGTAAAG GGTTTTTTGATGCTCATGCCCTCGCCATGGACTTCATGAGTATCGGTTTCCGAGAGTGCCTGTCCGAGGTGGCCCGATACCTGAGCTCGGTGGAAGGTCTCGACACCTCAGACCCGTTGCGGCTCCGCCTGGTCTCTCACCTCAACACTTACGCCTCTCAGCGGGAAGCGGCTGTAATGACCTCGTCGGTAGCTCATCACCACcatcaacaccaccaccaccaccaccctcagcagcagcagcagcagcggcTCCACCAGCAGCACCACCCGCACCATCAGCACTGGGCCGCCGCCTTCCACCACCTGCCCTCCGCTTTGCTGCAGCATCACGGTCTTTCCAGCGACAGGCTGCTAGCCACCGCCTCCGAGCTGCATCCAGGTACCGCGGTCCCGCCTCCTCAAGGGGGCTCGGCTTTGCTCACTGCCACCCTGGCGGCTGCGGCGGCCGCGGCTCACACGGACACGGCGCTGAGAGCAGCCCCTGGTGGCTGCGGCGGGAGCAATGTGACTCCCCGCATGCCTCCGctttccacctccctcctttccctctccGCCACGGTCcacgccgccgccgccgccgcagcCGCTGCCCATACCTTCCCGCTCTCCTTCGGCACCTTCCCCGCTGCTGCCATGCTGACGCCGAGCGGCACAGCGCTCAGCCCGCCAGGCATTGCCGCCGTCCCGCACAGTGGCAGTGGCAGCGGGGGCAGCAGTAGCGGCGGAGGAAAACCTTACAGACCCTGGGGCACCGAGATAGGAGCATTCTGA